The following coding sequences lie in one Nakaseomyces glabratus chromosome K, complete sequence genomic window:
- the LEC1 gene encoding Lec1p (CAGL0K08118g~Ortholog(s) have phosphatidylinositol binding activity, role in cellular response to drug and cytosol, mitochondrion, nucleus localization), with translation MSLDAVQEHYLKRELLKFQLDKEFELLNNKDGLRHFGYPFTSEDPRLQIKKGESYGTAISNALWSSATYFTGSGSGEETKVEEEAAVSILPRLEGTQYPLLSYMLQEFIFSFPLLSKNLSVDERFWQGKVQVFFEHFMSMGFSDSYDREETTKRRKMGQKMKKVIMLLFNSGIGTTLESSYYEHDKLTAQQENTRKRSNIEELTMPTKENLKFLVTHEPVYFNTWDISIISVYDSSKASDELSNTLTKNNSSNSSSSSSIHSSSSYLFKSKDLKKTSAYTSKMFKSAFGAASSTTSNMFSKLSGSTVYSSTPESKSYLSVNSNEKNGVRSKKSKYYFVIRTRRLNEPDAISYNFKTYNSFKKFSHRLKKEFPSKKLPDLPSKKQDKKALRNIKKEQLNNKTDQPNISSLMLDDSNSKDIDEPSPIDDNSMKDDLASNISSDDQDLDLDTQSIDSAEEETKFLPYETLRYTLRLYLRTLSKDSDVVQSSIWKEFFKEDVVDPETFDESLMEDIKLREITDIKNLENQISFQKMALEKTVKLQASMKDFKTNLLEDEKYLLELVGEIKAKKRFEDLSPSLQNFVEWCKIYLSSILYQMFLGNDNSYEFYRQIRRLHKLLPYTVMCQIMRFTNPVAIMKGMIDLFMAQPFGGQSLLQTMFSTILTEDIKHQKNAVKELERKVLSKHSDSKQMLAFLRSCIFQDDSSNPLKFNDIQEESELMQMPVCLLLIMKGSEAGKIKKDVVAELINSYSSWKSEQGNELQPSGEGNFYVNVHDLMKLYIKEHDKRLMRQLWQDPELQQLLKAIISLIYEPMLRIFKVARMDLAIKNFEKFMDDLVQLMDDVIAKQLHISSKFNIVESILDLVNKHQNSFLEFLHDVYNRDSEGIFEGFITWISKIIRFLQKSKFGSPEERVDLNDFLNTTTDHLDKDLLLKQINEVIKKKIDARKVYWQILEEKISKKENTRRSMSPEVMENNWKTINSMIIPTHSDSFGVQDNDMIDLDIEMTEHTVQEETKETELDKEYRNILSRTIDESEIEKLCGPGFDDLLRLKLSTYKV, from the coding sequence ATGAGTTTAGATGCAGTGCAGGAGCACTACTTGAAGCGAGAACTATTGAAGTTCCAGCTCGACAAGGAATTTGAGCTGCTTAATAACAAGGATGGTCTGAGGCACTTTGGGTACCCATTTACTAGCGAGGATCCAAGACtacaaataaagaaagGTGAATCATATGGTACTGCGATCTCGAATGCTTTATGGTCGTCGGCCACATACTTCACTGGGTCTGGGTCAGGGGAAGAAACTAAAGTCGAGGAAGAGGCTGCGGTGTCTATTCTGCCGCGACTAGAAGGAACGCAATATCCATTGCTGAGTTACATGCTACAGGAATTTATATTTAGCTTCCCACTATTGTCAAAGAATCTTTCGGTTGATGAGCGCTTCTGGCAAGGGAAAGTGCAAGTCTTTTTCGAGCATTTCATGTCTATGGGATTCAGTGATAGCTACGATAGGGAAGAGACAaccaagagaagaaagatgggacaaaaaatgaagaaagttATTATGCTGTTGTTCAATTCTGGTATCGGAACAACTTTAGAATCAAGTTACTATGAACATGATAAGTTGACTGCCCAGCAGGAAAATACCAGgaaaagatcaaatatCGAGGAACTCACTATGCCAACAAAGGAAAACCTGAAATTTCTGGTCACTCATGAGCCTGTATATTTCAATACATGGGATATTAGCATAATCTCCGTTTATGACAGTAGTAAAGCTTCTGATGAGCTATCTAACACATTAACAAAGAACAATTCTTCgaattcatcatcatcatcatccatTCATTCATCTAGTTCTTATTTGTTTAAGTCAAAAGACTTAAAGAAAACATCAGCATATACATCTAAAATGTTCAAGAGTGCGTTTGGTGCTGCTAGTTCCACAACATCTAACATGTTTTCCAAGCTTTCTGGAAGCACAGTTTATTCTTCTACTCCAGAATCCAAGTCCTATCTATCAGTTAATTCAAATGAAAAGAATGGTGTGAGATCTAAAAAGTCTAAATACTATTTTGTTATCCGTACCAGAAGGCTAAATGAACCAGATGCAATTTCGTATAACTTTAAAACAtacaattctttcaaaaaattctcTCATAGGTTGAAGAAGGAATTTCCATCTAAAAAACTGCCAGATTTACCCTCGAAGAAACAAGATAAAAAAGctttaagaaatataaagaaagaacaactgAATAACAAGACCGACCAACCTAACATTTCTTCACTGATGTTAGACGATTCAAATTCGAAAGACATCGACGAACCTTCTCCAATTGATGACAACTCTATGAAAGATGATCTAGCTTCTAATATATCATCTGATGATCAAGACCTAGACCTCGATACACAGTCCATTGATTCAGCTGAGGAGGAAACAAAATTTTTGCCCTATGAAACTTTGAGATACACTTTAAGATTGTATCTGAGAACATTGAGTAAAGATTCGGATGTTGTACAAAGTAGTATTTGGAAGGAGTTTTTTAAGGAAGATGTTGTAGATCCTGAGACATTTGATGAAAGTTTGATGGAAGATATTAAACTAAGAGAGATTACtgatatcaaaaatttggaGAACCAAATTTCCTTCCAGAAAATGGCTTTAGAAAAGACAGTAAAGCTTCAAGCATCCATGAAGGATTTCAAAACCAATTTGCTTGAAGATGAGAAGTACCTACTAGAATTAGTCGGTGAAATTAAGGCGAAAAAGAGATTCGAAGATTTGTCACCATCACTTCAGAACTTTGTGGAATGGTGCAAAATCTATCTGTCTTCTATTTTATACCAAATGTTTTTGGGTAATGACAATAGTTACGAATTTTATAGACAAATCCGCAGACTCCATAAACTCCTTCCATACACGGTGATGTGCCAGATCATGAGATTTACAAATCCAGTAGCGATCATGAAGGGTATGATCGACCTTTTTATGGCACAGCCTTTTGGCGGTCAATCATTGCTACAGACGATGTTTTCTACAATTTTGACTGAAGATATTAAACATCAAAAAAATGCGGTCAAAGAACTCGAAAGGAAGGTCCTTTCAAAACATAGTGATTCAAAACAAATGTTGGCATTCTTAAGGTCATGCATTTTTCAAGATGATAGCTCGAATCCACTAAAATTCAATgatattcaagaagaatCTGAATTGATGCAAATGCCAGTTTGCTTATTACTTATTATGAAGGGTTCTGAAGCAGGAAAAATTAAGAAAGATGTTGTTGCCGAACTAATAAACTCATATTCCTCATGGAAGTCAGAACAGGGAAATGAGCTACAACCAAGTGGAGAGGGAAACTTCTATGTAAATGTACATgatttgatgaaattatacATTAAGGAGCACGATAAGAGACTAATGAGGCAACTATGGCAAGACCCCGAACTTCAGCAATTACTAAAGGCAATAATATCCTTGATATATGAACCAATGCTAAGAATTTTTAAAGTAGCGAGAATGGATCTGGCAATCAAAAACTTTGAGAAGTTCATGGATGATTTAGTTCAGTTAATGGATGATGTTATTGCGAAACAATTACACATCTCTTCTAAATTTAACATAGTTGAAAGTATATTAGATCTGGTTAACAAGCAtcaaaattcttttctCGAATTTTTGCATGATGTTTACAATCGTGATTCCGAAGGCATATTTGAAGGCTTTATTACATGGATAAGCAAGATAATAAGGTTCCTGCAAAAGAGTAAATTTGGGTCACCAGAGGAAAGAGTCGATCTCAATGACTTTTTGAATACCACCACTGATCATCTCGATAAAGACCTTCTACTAAAGCAAATCAACGAAgtgataaagaagaagatcgATGCAAGAAAAGTTTATTGGCAAATATTAGAGGAAAAGATctcaaaaaaagagaatacCCGCAGAAGTATGTCTCCAGAAGTAATGGAAAACAATTGGAAAACTATTAATTCTATGATTATTCCAACACATTCAGACAGCTTTGGTGTTCAAGACAATGATATGATAGACTTGGATATAGAAATGACAGAACACACTGTTCAAGAGGAAACAAAAGAGACAGAACTTGATAAGGAGTATAGAAACATACTAAGCAGAACTATTGATGAATCggaaatagaaaaattatGTGGACCAGGCTTTGATGATTTATTGAGGTTAAAATTATCAACCTACAAAGTATag
- the BET3 gene encoding TRAPP complex core subunit BET3 (CAGL0K08140g~Ortholog(s) have Rab guanyl-nucleotide exchange factor activity and role in ER to Golgi vesicle-mediated transport, intra-Golgi vesicle-mediated transport), translating into MSRSQSISSQSKSLKITGEEIWKNKVEKVNSELFNLTYGSIVSQLCIDYKRDFKKVNEQLFSMGYNIGIRLIEDFLARTALPRCDTMLRTSEVISKCAFKVFLNITPTVTNWSQSQDTFSLLIDENPLSDFVELPMDAVNQLWYSNILCGVLKGALEMVQLDCDVWFISDILRGDPQTELRIKLNKVLKDEIPIGED; encoded by the coding sequence ATGTCAAGATCACAGTCTATTAGCTCACAATCGAAATCATTGAAAATCACAGGTGAAGAAATATGGAAGAATAAAGTAGAGAAGGTTAACAGCGAGTTGTTCAATTTGACATACGGGTCCATTGTTTCACAACTATGCATAGACTATAAGCGtgatttcaaaaaagtGAATGAGCAATTATTCTCAATGGGTTATAATATTGGTATTAGATTGATTGAAGATTTCTTAGCAAGAACTGCATTACCACGTTGCGATACAATGCTGCGTACAAGCGAAGTGATATCAAAATGTGCGTTCAAggtttttttgaatataacACCTACTGTCACCAACTGGTCCCAAAGCCAAGACACATTTTCCCTATTAATTGATGAGAATCCCCTAAGTGACTTTGTAGAGCTTCCAATGGATGCCGTTAATCAACTATGGTATTCCAATATACTTTGTGGTGTATTAAAAGGTGCTTTAGAGATGGTTCAACTAGATTGCGATGTGTGGTTTATCTCTGATATATTACGAGGGGATCCACAGACCGAACtaagaataaaattaaataaagTCCTCAAAGATGAAATCCCTATTGGGGAGGACTAA
- the GPT2 gene encoding bifunctional glycerol-3-phosphate/glycerone-phosphate O-acyltransferase GPT2 (CAGL0K08162g~Ortholog(s) have glycerol-3-phosphate O-acyltransferase activity, glycerone-phosphate O-acyltransferase activity, role in phospholipid biosynthetic process and endoplasmic reticulum, lipid droplet localization) translates to MPAHVPEVGHKYINDYNGYTYNIHTFLYDLIVFLFNAVITTFFREIKVRGGYNVPPRGVPTILVCAPHANQFIDPTLVMITTRQLGYIRGKLRSRQACFVTAASSLKMKFVGLFGNAMGSIPVPRIQDNLKDMDSNLIIYAPDFENNPTMLKGKCLDGSNPGFTTKFTVKSLIGLPNYLSNANIAEIPDDSTIVLSAPFKNDKNGKVAELLTQGTTFKYAEKIDNTETFQSVFDHLHTKGCVGIFPEGGSHDRPSLLPIKAGVAIMALGAAAADPKMEVAVVPVGLHYFHRNKFRSRAVIEYGEPIMVNGDMGKEYKQQPRETVSRLLKKVSDALFTLTENAPDYETLMTIQAARRLFQTNNSRIPLPAVVEIQRRLLVGYKKFQSDPRIMHLQNSVKEYNNKLYSMGLKDHQVMSLKTKPYETLRCAVTLLQRIFRVTLFFFLSLPGSIMFLPIFVGSHFYSKKKQREGLKKSSVKIEGKDLIATWKLIVALLMAPSLYITYTIILMVLHQRRSKYVWWVWVPTENKVIQFIYFYMLLVLVAYSSLKTGEIGFDLFKSLRPLMISLVYPQDYIHELQTRRKELSNEVTEICNELGPQVFPDYEKFASSYLIKKDKKDESKPEKDYLSQNSTGLSGRSRSSSIYSMISNVSNSLSRVNSRGSLTDVPIFSDSRQGEWTNITSDDEQSNSKEETPTNKLSSKITDLMRSKREKEKVD, encoded by the coding sequence ATGCCTGCCCATGTCCCTGAGGTTGGGCATAAGTATATTAATGACTACAATGGCTATACGTATAATATTCATACGTTCTTGTATGACCTGATTGTGTTCCTTTTCAACGCTGTGATAACTACATTCTTCAGAGAGATCAAAGTCCGTGGTGGTTACAATGTGCCTCCTCGAGGAGTACCCACTATCCTAGTGTGTGCACCTCATGCTAATCAATTCATCGACCCTACTCTGGTTATGATAACTACTCGCCAGTTAGGGTACATCAGAGGTAAGTTGAGGTCAAGACAAGCATGTTTTGTCACTGCTGCAAGTagtttgaagatgaagtttGTGGGCCTATTTGGTAACGCTATGGGTAGTATCCCTGTTCCCAGGATTCAGGATAATTTAAAGGATATGGATTCCAACTTGATAATATATGCTcctgattttgaaaataaccCTACTATGTTGAAAGGGAAATGTCTTGATGGTTCAAATCCAGGGTTTACTACCAAGTTTACTGTTAAGTCGCTAATTGGGTTGCCAAATTACTTGAGTAACGCAAATATCGCCGAAATTCCTGATGACTCAACTATAGTCTTATCTGCACCATTTAAGAATGATAAGAATGGTAAAGTAGCAGAATTGTTAACACAAGGTACAACTTTCAAATATGCCGAAAAGATTGATAACACTGAGACTTTTCAGAGTGTTTTTGACCACTTACACACTAAAGGTTGCGTCGGTATATTCCCTGAAGGTGGTTCTCATGATAGGCCTTCTTTATTGCCAATTAAGGCTGGTGTTGCAATTATGGCTCTTGGTGCTGCTGCCGCAGACCCAAAAATGGAAGTAGCTGTGGTGCCAGTTGGCTTACATTACTTTCatagaaataaatttaGATCAAGAGCAGTGATTGAATATGGTGAACCTATTATGGTTAATGGTGATATGGGTAAAGAATATAAACAGCAACCTCGTGAAACCGTCTCTAGACTACTTAAGAAAGTGTCTGATGCACTTTTTACACTGACAGAGAATGCTCCTGATTACGAAACTCTGATGACAATTCAAGCTGCTAGACGACTATTCCAAACTAATAATAGTAGAATTCCATTGCCAGCAGTTGTAGAAATACAAAGAAGATTATTAGTTGGTTATAAGAAGTTCCAAAGCGACCCAAGGATAATGCACTTGCAAAACTCAGTTAAAGAGTATAATAATAAGTTATATTCAATGGGTCTCAAAGATCATCAAGTCATGTCCTTGAAAACAAAACCATATGAGACCTTGAGATGTGCTGTGACTTTACTTCAAAGAATATTTAGAGTCacattattctttttcctATCTTTACCTGGTTCCATAATGTTTTTACCAATTTTTGTTGGCTCTCATTTCTATTCTaagaagaagcaaagaGAAGGTTTGAAAAAGTCATCTGTTAAAATTGAAGGTAAGGACCTTATAGCAACATGGAAGCTTATTGTTGCTTTGTTAATGGCACCCAGTTTATATATCACTTATACCATAATACTTATGGTTTTACATCAAAGAAGATCTAAATATGTATGGTGGGTTTGGGTTCCTACGGAAAATAAGGTGATCCAGTTTATTTACTTTTACATGCTTTTGGTGTTAGTTGCATATTCCTCATTAAAAACAGGTGAAATTGGGTTTGACTTATTTAAATCATTAAGGCCACTAATGATATCGCTGGTTTACCCACAGGATTATATTCATGAGCTACAGActagaagaaaagaactaaGTAATGAGGTTACAGAGATCTGTAATGAACTAGGTCCACAAGTATTTCCCGATTATGAAAAGTTTGCCTCCTCTTATCTAATcaagaaagacaagaaagatGAAAGTAAACCTGAAAAGGACTATCTCAGTCAAAATAGCACAGGCCTTTCAGGTCGTAGTAGATCGTCATCTATTTATTCTATGATATCTAATGTTTCAAACTCATTATCGAGGGTTAATTCAAGAGGTTCTCTAACTGATGTTCCCATTTTCTCAGATTCCCGTCAAGGCGAATGGACCAATATTACATCTGATGATGAGCAATCTAATagtaaagaagaaacacCAACAAATAAATTAAGCTCGAAAATCACTGATTTAATGAGGAGTAAACGTGAAAAGGAAAAGGTTGATTAG
- the CCP1 gene encoding cytochrome-c peroxidase (CAGL0K08184g~Cytochrome C peroxidase) has protein sequence MSATALRIAPIASRTFQRRLGYLLAGVATGAAATVAYKAQKNNNYYKYNNNNNNNSGFKAGALAAAAGVVHLAHEEDKKTADYQKVYNLIAERLRDDDEYDNYIGYGPVLVRLAWHSSGTWDKNDNTGGSYGGTYRYKKESQDPSNAGLENAAKFLEPVKKQFPWISYGDLYTLGGVVGIQELQGPKIPWRSGRTDLPEDMTPDNGRLPDGDKDANYVRNFYKRLDFNDREVVALLGAHALGKTHLKNSGFEGPWGAANNIFTNEFYLNLLNEDWKLEKNDAGNLQYNSPKGYMMLPTDYALIQDSNYLKIVKEYAADQDAFFRDFSKAFAALLERGIDFPKNQPVHIFKTLDEQGL, from the coding sequence ATGTCTGCTACTGCATTGAGAATTGCTCCAATTGCCTCCAGAACATTCCAAAGAAGGTTGGGCTACTTGCTGGCTGGTGTTGCTACCGGTGCTGCTGCTACTGTTGCTTATAAGGCTcagaagaacaacaactactacaaatacaacaacaacaataacaacaacagtGGCTTCAAGGCTGGTGCACtagctgctgctgctggtgttgttcactTAGCTCATGAAGAAGACAAGAAGACTGCTGACTACCAGAAAGTCTACAATCTGATTGCAGAGAGATTGAGAGACGACGATGAATATGACAACTATATTGGTTACGGTCCAGTATTGGTCAGATTAGCTTGGCACTCTTCTGGTACCTGGGACAAGAACGACAACACTGGTGGTTCTTATGGTGGTACTTACAGATACAAGAAGGAAAGCCAGGATCCATCCAATGCTGGTCTAGAGAACGCAGCCAAGTTCTTGGAACCAGTAAAGAAGCAATTCCCATGGATCTCTTATGGTGACTTGTATACCTTGGGTGGTGTTGTAGGTATTCAAGAGCTTCAAGGTCCTAAGATCCCATGGAGATCAGGTAGAACCGATCTGCCAGAAGATATGACCCCAGACAATGGTAGATTACCAGATGGTGACAAGGACGCAAACTACGTTAGAAACTTCTACAAGAGATTGGATTTTAACGACAGAGAAGTTGTCGCTCTATTGGGTGCACATGCTTTGGGTAAGACACATTTGAAGAACTCTGGTTTTGAAGGCCCATGGGGTGCTGCCAACAACATCTTCACTAATGAATTCTACTTGAACTTGTTGAACGAGGACTGGAAACTAGAAAAGAATGATGCCGGTAACTTGCAATATAACTCTCCAAAGGGTTACATGATGTTGCCAACCGATTACGCTTTGATCCAAGACTCAAACTACTTGAAGATTGTCAAGGAGTACGCTGCTGACCAAGATGCTTTCTTCAGAGACTTCTCTAAGGCCTTTGCTGCTTTGTTAGAGAGAGGTATTGATTTCCCAAAGAACCAACCAGTTCACATCTTCAAGACTTTAGATGAACAAGGATTGTAA
- a CDS encoding uncharacterized protein (CAGL0K08206g~Protein of unknown function), with the protein MKIKQHAVHAYRLYQHYFPTDRILAQRIFKATVNTTVAFIFTLIPKVRDHIGTEPAMLPLISVIVHPGRRVGGTIKGAMYCTTGLIFGLAYSLLGRFLAAQCLGSTWNTLTEHEQLVLHFNRYRSALAILAMFETIMLFVHGWFRSVNHFYFGIVFPLFLVVHFTFMAPLSETPGVIANSFSTPFYLGIAMSIFFNLILFPEFGSTYLGNAAVDTFKEVRKSVKDSVEFFVNAPLPDSAAIEPVSLNKLLKYKTLVRSKISNCEVVLEECMYEISYSYLSPVKLHPLIPSLKDMSIYITGLVNACQLEFMLLKELNLENIDKLKELVDIMKKRIDDCLVADMILLAYGFDVDINRLEVPELKGKKLSQVAEEVDHSKHIELLEESLNAFKSKVEEEILTVDIDLLKPDEELFLFSTFLINLKQAVESIIVLTTQVHSVYESRKRREVKRGYFGRSLWIPFFQNYKNFPIFGTSKMTENDGLRGTLNGAGEKTEFVARRPSYEEDELLNQQANTNRRNESDLVLPLIKTPTMSRTRKVLEDLPVKAHKFIIRSKEHFRFGFQVVVALMLASFPMFIPNIRSWYISYRGTWIGFVCILCLEPSVGGTFWVFFLRGVGVITGAAWGYLSYAAGIHNTNPYLETVITVFGAVPGFYFLLGSPYVKAAIIQIISIYIVILAAMLPTDNPSGILLSFAKRCLAVGYGGGIALIVQLFFFPVKARDQLNEEISFICGCISEIELLYSVGLDGEEHETTLTQQRFEKIKKLSASAKAALTRATAYKGLTRQEPRLKGEYTGLENIFTEVIFVLQQIVERMDNAAILRRHYGSSIAKGVNPIVYAYRRQLVGSTIALFRAAQEAFNNKTPLPQFLPSARLAHRRLLVKISKVLPQIANIPSITTESSNKMQDSTSSSDSEEELTFTAKQSKLTRKVTFDRETYLTWNATSASTEEIIDYIEELIDLTKILVGVNEFKYGFLSRPIYEDWATEAATGFDEFINSEKVSMLKNVPTFNEEDEYESVTNVETSKSSNFRHNTNNTTSTEANASRHNNFDLYGMESASDLSSDMDSASAMSPRNPVALEDENHHGTANIHSGTALNLARIASHKAGSKVDALPKNFRDRSFSIGSIAGQLPGLSRRRTLGEANDDYYDENASSDEELPLTLKKILSKGKKKN; encoded by the coding sequence ATGAAGATAAAGCAGCATGCTGTCCATGCTTACCGACTATACCAGCACTATTTTCCAACAGATAGAATACTTGCACAACGTATATTCAAAGCCACGGTGAATACCACTGTGGCTTTCATATTTACGCTGATCCCGAAAGTTAGAGACCATATAGGTACCGAACCTGCAATGCTGCCACTGATATCTGTTATCGTGCATCCTGGAAGAAGAGTGGGTGGTACTATTAAAGGTGCCATGTACTGTACAACAGGTTTGATATTTGGTTTAGCCTATTCTTTGCTTGGTAGATTTCTGGCAGCACAATGTCTGGGAAGTACGTGGAATACGCTAACTGAACATGAGCAGTTGGTCTTACACTTCAACAGATACAGATCAGCATTGGCTATTTTAGCTATGTTTGAGACAATCATGTTGTTTGTACACGGATGGTTTAGATCTGTtaatcatttttattttggtaTTGTGTTTCCACTGTTTCTGGTAGTCCATTTCACATTCATGGCTCCTCTTTCAGAAACTCCTGGCGTGATTGCAAATTCGTTTAGTACACCGTTTTATCTAGGTATTGCAATGTCAatctttttcaatctcATATTATTCCCAGAATTTGGTAGTACTTATTTAGGTAATGCGGCAGTTGACACATTTAAAGAAGTGCGTAAATCAGTCAAAGACTCCGTTGAATTCTTTGTCAACGCCCCATTACCAGATTCTGCTGCTATAGAACCGGTCTCACTTAATAAGTTACTGAAATATAAAACATTGGTAAGGTCTAAGATAAGTAATTGTGAAGTGGTATTGGAAGAATGCATGTATGAAATATCGTACTCCTATCTGTCTCCTGTTAAGCTTCATCCACTAATACCTAGTTTGAAAGATATGTCAATTTATATAACGGGATTAGTGAATGCCTGTCAACTAGAGTTTATGCTGTTAAAGGAACTAAATttggaaaatattgataaattaAAGGAGCTGGTCgatataatgaaaaaacGAATAGATGATTGTTTGGTAGCTGATATGATACTGCTCGCTTATGGCTTCGATGTAGATATAAACAGATTAGAAGTTCCAGAGCTAAAGGGTAAGAAACTAAGCCAGGTTGCGGAAGAAGTTGACCACTCAAAACATATTGAGCTGCTTGAAGAATCATTGAACGCATTTAAATCTAAAGTTGAAGAGGAGATTCTAACAGTCGATATAGATCTTCTGAAGCCTGACGAagaattgtttttgttttcaacattcttgataaatttaaaaCAAGCGGTGGAGAGTATCATTGTATTAACTACTCAGGTTCACTCTGTTTACGAGTCTAGGAAAAGAAGGGAAGTGAAAAGAGGATACTTTGGTAGATCACTATGGATCCcattctttcaaaattataaGAATTTCCCAATATTTGGTACTAGTAAGATGACAGAAAATGATGGACTTAGAGGCACTCTCAATGGCGCTGGTGAAAAAACAGAGTTTGTCGCAAGACGTCCATCatatgaagaagacgagTTACTTAACCAACAGGCGAATACTAATAGAAGAAACGAATCAGATCTAGTCTTGCCATTAATAAAAACACCAACTATGAGTAGAACAAGAAAAGTGCTTGAAGATCTGCCCGTTAAAGCTCacaaatttattatcaGATCCAAGGAGCATTTCAGATTTGGTTTTcaagttgttgttgcaTTAATGTTAGCATCATTTCCTATGTTTATACCAAATATTAGAAGCTGGTATATTAGTTATAGGGGTACTTGGATAGGTTTCGTGTGTATTCTTTGTTTAGAGCCATCTGTTGGTGGAACGTTCTGGGTGTTTTTCTTAAGAGGTGTTGGTGTTATTACAGGCGCTGCTTGGGGATATCTTTCCTATGCTGCTGGTATACATAATACCAATCCCTATCTTGAGACAGTGATAACTGTTTTTGGTGCAGTTCCtggtttttattttctactAGGTAGTCCTTACGTTAAGGCCGCAATTATCCAGATTATTAGTATTTACATTGTTATTTTAGCCGCCATGCTTCCTACGGATAATCCATCAGGAATTTTGTTAAGTTTTGCTAAGAGATGTCTTGCAGTTGGTTACGGTGGTGGTATTGCGTTGATCGTTCAgctgtttttctttccagTAAAAGCTCGGGACCAACTTAATGAGGAGATCTCTTTCATTTGTGGTTGTATCAGTGAGATAGAGTTACTATATTCAGTTGGGTTAGATGGTGAAGAACACGAAACTACACTTACCCAACAgagatttgaaaaaattaaaaagcTATCCGCTAGTGCAAAAGCTGCATTAACAAGAGCTACAGCTTATAAAGGGCTAACGAGGCAAGAACCGAGATTGAAAGGTGAATATACTGGTTTGGAGAATATCTTTACGGAagttatttttgttctaCAACAGATTGTTGAGCGTATGGATAATGCGGCCATTTTGCGGAGGCATTACGGTAGTAGTATTGCGAAAGGTGTGAATCCCATTGTTTACGCTTATAGAAGACAACTGGTTGGATCTACAATAGCATTATTTAGGGCAGCACAAGAAGCtttcaataataaaacACCTCTACCTCAGTTCTTACCTAGTGCTAGATTGGCCCACAGAAGACTCCTCGTTAAGATTTCTAAAGTACTACCTCAAATAGCTAACATTCCATCTATTACAACCGAATCGAGTAATAAAATGCAAGATAGCACGTCTTCTAGTGAtagtgaagaagaactaaCTTTCACTGCAAAGCAATCCAAATTGACTAGGAAGGTTACTTTTGATAGAGAAACCTATCTAACATGGAATGCAACCAGTGCTTCTACTGAAGAAATAATTGATTACATTGAAGAGTTGATAGATTTGACAAAAATATTGGTTGGAGTTAATGAATTCAAGTACGGATTTTTATCAAGGCCAATTTATGAAGATTGGGCAACAGAAGCTGCAACTGGCTTTGATGAATTTATAAACTCAGAAAAGGTAAGCATGCTGAAAAATGTTCCAACCTTcaatgaagaagacgagTATGAAAGCGTAACGAATGTTGAAACAAGCAAAAGTTCAAATTTCAGACATAATACCAACAACACAACTAGCACAGAAGCCAATGCCTCACGTCACAATAACTTTGACCTTTACGGTATGGAATCGGCATCTGATCTATCATCTGATATGGACTCTGCTTCTGCCATGTCACCTAGAAATCCTGTTGCATTGGAAGATGAAAACCATCATGGGACTGCCAATATTCATAGCGGGACTGCATTAAATCTTGCCAGGATAGCTTCGCATAAAGCTGGAAGTAAAGTCGATGCACTTCCGAAAAACTTTAGAGACAGGAGTTTCTCCATCGGTTCAATAGCAGGCCAACTTCCTGGGCTTTCTAGGCGAAGAACACTTGGAGAAGCAAACGATGACTattatgatgaaaatgCTTCATCCGATGAGGAATTGCCGCTTACACTTAAAAAGATATTGAGTAAAggcaaaaagaaaaattga